Part of the Citrobacter sp. Marseille-Q6884 genome, GACCGAAGGCGTTAAGCAGGCAACGCTGCGTAAACTGACCGATCAGGCTCTGGATCTGCTCGATACCTGCGCCATTGCTGAACTGCTACCGCCAGAACTGTTACAGGGCATGATGAGTCTGCCGGAAGCTTTGCGCACGCTGCACCGTCCGCCACCGTCACTCCAGCTCAGCGACCTCGAAACCGGACAACACCCGGCGCAGCGACGCCTGATACTTGAAGAACTCCTGGCACACAACCTCAGCATGCTGGCATTACGCGCCGGGGCGCAGCGTTTTCATGCTCAGCCGCTTGGCGCTAACGATACCCTGAAAAACCAACTGCTTGCCGCACTACCGTTCAAACCGACCGGCGCACAGGCGCGTGTTGTCGCCGAGATTGAACGCGATATGGCGCTGGATGTGCCGATGATGCGTCTGGTGCAGGGTGATGTCGGTTCCGGTAAAACGCTGGTCGCCGCGCTCGCCGCCCTACGGGCTATCGCACATGGCAAACAGGTCGCGCTGATGGCGCCGACTGAACTGCTGGCCGAACAGCATGCGAATAACTTCCGAAACTGGTTTGCTCCTCTGGGCATTGAAGTGGGCTGGCTGGCCGGTAAGCAGAAAGGCAAAGCACGTCTTGCTCAGCAGGAGGCTATCGCCAGCGGACACGTGCAGATGATTGTCGGTACGCATGCGATTTTCCAGGAGCAGGTTCAGTTCAACGGCCTGGCGCTGGTTATCATCGACGAACAGCACCGCTTTGGCGTTCACCAGCGTCTGGCGCTGTGGGAAAAGGGCCAGCAACAGGGGTTCCATCCGCATCAGCTGATCATGACCGCCACGCCGATCCCCCGCACGCTGGCCATGACTGCCTATGCCGATCTCGATACCTCCGTCATTGACGAACTGCCTCCGGGTCGTACGCCGGTCACCACCGTCGCCATCCCGGACACCCGACGCAGCGACATTATTGACCGCGTGCGCAACGCCTGCACTCACGAAGGGCGTCAGGCGTACTGGGTGTGTACGTTGATTGAAGAGTCTGACCTCTTAGAAGCTCAGGCAGCAGAGGCCACGTGGGAAGAGCTTAAGCTGGCCTTGCCGGAACTCAAGGTTGGGCTGGTGCACGGTCGAATGAAACCTGCCGAGAAGCAGTCTGTGATGGCCGCCTTCAAACAGGGCGAGCTGCATCTGCTGGTTGCCACCACGGTGATTGAAGTGGGCGTCGATGTGCCAAACGCCAGCCTGATGATTATAGAAAACCCGGAGCGCTTAGGTCTGGCTCAGCTGCACCAGTTGCGCGGTCGCGTGGGTCGTGGCGCAGTGGCCTCCCATTGCGTCCTGCTCTACAAATCCCCCCTGTCCAAAACCGCACAGAAGCGTCTGCAAGTGCTGCGGGACAGCAACGATGGCTTTGTTATTGCGCAAAAAGATCTGGAGATCCGCGGCCCAGGTGAACTGTTAGGGACGCGTCAAACGGGAACAGCAGAGTTCAAAGTGGCGGACTTACTGCGCGATCAGGCCATAATCCCCGAAGTTCAACGCATTGCACGCCATATTCACGAACGTTATCCACAGCAGGCGGTGGCGCTTATTGAACGCTGGATGCCGGAAACAGAGCGCTATTCCAACGCATAACTGACCCATAGCGGCGGCGGTTATCACACCGCCGCACCGCCTTTATTGCGCAAAAATGGGCAACAGCAGATACAGCTTAATCACCAGCGCATTGACGATATCGATAAAGAACGCCCCCACCATCGGCACCACCAGAAACGCCATATGTGACGGACCAAATCGCTCAGTGATCGCCTGCATGTTGGCAATCGCCGTCGGCGTTGCGCCAAGCCCAAAACCACAGTGCCCGGCCGCCAGCACCGCAGCATCGTAGTTCTTACCCATCATGCGCCAGGTGACGAAAATGGCGTACAGCGCCATGAAAATCGTCTGCACGACAAGGATGGCCAACATCGGCAGCGCCAGCGAAGCCAGCTCCCACAGTTTCAGGCTCATCAGCGCCATCGCCAGGAACAGCGACAAACTCACGTTACCCAACACTGAAACCGCGCGCTCAAACACCCGATAAAAGCCCATTAACGCCAGGCCATTGCTCAGGATCACCCCGACAAACAACACGCAGACGAAAGTCGGCAGTTCCAGCACCGTCCCCACCAGCAATTGCGCAACGATTTTTCCGACCGTCAGACAGATAGCAATCAGCGCGATGGTTTCAATCAGCACCAGAGAGGTGATCATGCGCCCGACATCCGGCTTTTCAAACGCGGTAGGCACCGCCTGATCGTCTGGCATCCCGTCAGGCGTCGTGGAGTGCTTAACCAGATAACGCGCCACCGGGCCGCCAATCAACCCGCCCAGCACCAGGCCGAACGTTGCACACGCCATCGCCACTTCCGTGGCATTGGTGAATCCATAACGTTCAATAAACAGTTTACTCCACGCCGCACCCGTTCCATGACCGCCGGAGAGCGTGATAGAGCCCGCAATCAGCCCCATCAGTGGGTCAAGACCCAGCAGGCTCGCCATCCCAATACCAATGGCGTTTTGCATTAACAGCAGGCCGACAACAACGATCAAAAACACCCCCACCACGCGGCCACCGGCTCGCAGACTGGCGATGTTGGCATTGAGACCGATTGTGGCGAAGAACGCCAGCATCAACGGATCGCGCAACGTCATATCGAAGTTCACTTCCCAGCCCATGCTTTTTTTCAGCACCAGCAGTGCGATTGCTACCAGCAATCCGCCCGCGACAGGCTCGGGAATCGTATATTTTTTCAGGAAGGGAACAGACTGGACGAGCTTACGCCCCAGCAGCAACACCAGGGTTGCAGCAACCAGTGTTGATAAAGTATCGAGGTAAAACATATACAGCTCCATTAGTGCGCTTCTCGAATCTACTACGCACGATTCATTCCAGGTCTATTTTTAGCTCTTAATGAGTTATCGGGGTGGATTTTAAGCAGAAAATGATGAAAAGTTATATAAAAATGTTTGTTTATCCGTTTTAAATATTAAGAATACCTGCTAGCAAACGTTTGCTTTTCTCCCCTGGTCGGATAAAATCACCGCTTTTCCACCATGGGATTGCCTCTGATGTCCGTTAACGCCGTAGAGTCAGCAAATGCGCAACCGGTTGCGCAGACTCATAACAGTGAACTGATTTACCGTCTTGAAGATCGCCCCCCGTTAGCCCAGACCCTGTTTGCCGCCTGTCAGCACCTGCTGGCGATGTTCGTCGCGGTGATCACGCCTGCTCTGTTAATCTGCCAGGCGCTCGGTTTACCGGCTCAAGATACTCAACACATTATCAGTATGTCGCTGTTCGCTTCCGGCGTAGCGTCCATCATCCAGATTAAGGCCTGGGGGCCGGTTGGCTCAGGGCTGTTATCCATTCAGGGCACCAGCTTTAACTTTGTTGCGCCGCTGATTATGGGCGGTACAGCGCTGAAAACCGGTGGTGCGGATGTCCCGACCATGATGGCAGCGTTGTTCGGTACGCTGATGCTGGCAAGCTGCACTGAGATGGTCATCTCACGAGTACTGCATCTGGCACGTCGTATTATTACGCCGCTGGTATCCGGCGTGGTGGTGATGATTATCGGCTTGTCGCTGATTCAGGTGGGTCTGACGTCGATTGGTGGTGGCTATGCTGCAATGAGCGACCACACCTTTGGCGCACCGAAGAATTTAATGTTGGCAGGCGTTGTACTGGCGCTCATTATCCTCCTCAATCGCCAGCGTAACCCTTACCTGCGTGTAGCCTCGCTGGTCATCGCGATGGCGGCAGGCTACCTGCTGGCCTGGTTTATGGACATGTTGCCGCAAAATACCGCGCCGGTAAGTCAGGATCTCATCATGGTACCAACGCCGTTGTACTATGGTCTGGGCATCGACTGGAGCTTGCTGTTGCCGCTGATGCTGGTCTTTATGATCACCTCGCTGGAAACCATCGGTGATATCACCGCCACTTCCGATGTCTCCGAACAACCGGTCTCCGGCCCGCTGTATATGAAACGCCTGAAAGGCGGCGTACTCGCTAACGGCCTGAACTCCTTTGTCTCCGCAGTGTTCAATACCTTCCCGAACTCCTGTTTCGGGCAGAACAACGGTGTGATTCAGCTGACCGGCGTTGCCAGCCGCTATGTCGGTTTTGTGGTCGCGCTGATGTTGATCGCGCTGGGTCTGTTCCCGGCGGTCAGCGGTTTTGTGCAGCATATTCCTGAGCCCGTTCTGGGCGGCGCAACGCTGGTGATGTTTGGTACCATCGCCGCATCCGGTGTGCGCATTGTTTCTCGCGAGCCGCTTAACCGTCGCGCCATTCTGATTATCGCGCTGTCGCTGGCTGTCGGTCTGGGTGTCTCCCAACAGCCGCTTATCCTGCAGTTTGCGCCAGATTGGGTGAAAAACCTGCTCTCCTCCGGTATCGCCGCAGGGGGGATTACCGCTATCGTTCTGAACCTGGTTTTCCCACCCGAAAAACAATAAGTGCAGAGCGGCGGGGATTTCTGATCAACGCCGCTGTAACGCTCTTTCACCATTCCCGCCTTGAGGATTGCGCGTAAATCGTGCATAACTTGACTATGTGCACTTCACGGGATGGAAGACCATGAAATTTATTGGAAAGCTGCTTCTCTACGTGCTGATCGCCTTTGCAGTGGCGATCCTCGGCCTTTATTTTCTACTGCAAACCCGCTGGGGCGCAGAGCATGTCAGCGCCTGGGTTTCCGAGAACAGCAGCTACCACCTGGCTTTTGACGCCATGGATCACCGGTTTTCCGCCCCCTCCCACATTCTGTTGGAAAACGTCACCTTTGGCCGTGACGGTCAACCCGCCACACTGGTGGCAAAAACGGTCGATATTGGATTGAGTAGCCGTCAAATTACCGATCCCTTTCACGTTGACACCATTTTGTTGCAAAACGGCACGCTGAACCTCTCCCAGAAAACAGCCCCGCTTCCGTTCCAGGCCGATCGCCTGCAATTACAGGATATGGCGCTCAACAGCCCCGGCAGCGAGTGGAACCTGAGCGCTCAGCGGGTGAACGGCGGCGTGATTCCCTGGAGCCCTGAAGCCGGGAAAATTCTCGGTAACAAAGCACAGATCCAGCTCAGTGCCAGCTCGTTGACGCTCAACGATGTGCCCACCACCAATGTGTTGATTGAAGGCAGCATCGACCATGACCGGGTGACGCTAAGCAACATTGGCGCGGATGTGGCGCGTGGCGCATTAACCGGCGTCGCGCAGCGGAATGCCGATGGCAGCTGGGTGGTGGAGAGTCTGCGGCTGAACGATATCCGGTTGCAAAGCGATAAATCGCTGGTCGATTTTTTTGCCCCGTTAACCACCATTCCTTCTCTGCAAATTGGGCGTCTTGAAGTGACCGATGCCCGGCTGCAAGGCCCTGACTGGGCGGTAACGGATCTCGACCTTAGCTTGCGCAACATGACCTTCAGCAAGGACGACTGGCAAACGCAGGAAGGTAAGCTGTCGATGAACGCCAGTGAATTTATCTACGGTTCACTGCACTTTTTCGATCCCATCCTGAACGCCGAATTCTCACCGCAGGGGATTGCGCTGCGCCAGTTCACGACGCGTTGGGAAGGCGGCATGGTCAGAACGTCCGGCAACTGGCTGCGTAGCAGCAAAGCGCTCGTCCTCGACGATGCCGCGCTTGCCGGGCTGGAATACACACTACCAGGGAACTGGAAACAGCTGTGGATGAAGCCCCTGCCAGCCTGGTTAAACAGCCTGACGCTGAAAAAATTCAGCGCCAGCCGTAATCTGGTGATTGATATCGACCCTACCTTCCCGTGGCAACTTACCGCGCTGGACGGCTACGGCGCCAACCTGGGGCTGGTTCAAAATAATCAGTGGGGGATCTGGAGCGGTAATGCCACGCTTAATGCCGCGGCAGCCACATTCAACCGCACCGACGTACGCCGCCCTTCTCTGGCACTCACCGCGAACAGCAGTACCATCAATATCAGCGAATTGAGCGCCTATACGGAAAAAGGGCTACTGGAAGCAACCGCCAGTATTTCGCAGCTTCCGCAGCGCCAGACGCAGATCAGCCTGAACGGGCGCGGTGTGCCAATGGCTATCCTGCAACAGTGGGGATGGCCTGCGCTGCCCCTCTCCGGTGACGGTAACCTCCAGCTCACTGCCAGCGGCAACATACAGGCCGATGCACCGCTGAAACCGACGGTAAATGGCCAATTGCATGCGGTGAATGCGCAACAGCAGCAGGTAACGCAGACCATGCAGGCAGGTGTCGTGTCGGGCGGGGAAGTCATCGCGCCACCGCCCGCGCAATAAAACATCAGGCCGGATGCGCACAACGCCATCCGGCATTTTTCCATGCGATCAGAACGTCATCGTCAGTTCATCACCCTTCGGGGTGATCACCACACCCAACTCGCTAACCACGTATGTCCCGCCCCTGCTGTCTCAGGATTGCATCCGAAAATATGTCTAAGTGTAAGTGATGGATTTTATAGGCATTTATTTGAAACTGGTCATGGTAAAGAGAAAGGGAAGTTAAAAAAGTGAGTGAGGGGGTGTGGAATCCCCAGGAAGTAGCTATAATGCGCCCCGCCTCCATGTAGCAATCGAGGCGCGGAAGATCGTCATCTCCGGTGAGGTGGCTGGACTTCAAATCCAGTTGGGGCCGCCAGCGGTCCCGGGCAGGTTCGACTCCTGTGATCTTCCGCCAAAGTTCCTCAAATAAGCACCTCTTAAATCACATCTCTTTTTAGCTTTCTTTATCCCGTGTTGAACTCTGGCATACTACGTGGATTGCAGCGTTATTAGCCTGGTTAAAACGGAGGCGACATGTCAGATAAACACCTACCACAATCCCCGACAGGCGAATTTATTATGTTTGCCAGCGGTGACGGGAGAGTGCGAGTTGAATGTCGCTTTGAGTCAGACACCATCTGGTTATCTCAGGCAGCGATGGCTAACCTCTACGATAAAGATGTTCGCACCATTAACGAGCATTTAATCAACATATTTTCTGAAGGTGAGCTTGGTCAAAATTCAACTATCCGGAAATTCCGGATAGTTCGCCAGGAAGGAAAACGTCAGGTTTCCAGAGAGATAGATCACTATAACCTCGAGGCAATACTCGCTGTTGGCTACCGCGTCCGTTCGCCTCGCGGTGTCCAGTTTCGCCAGTGGGCAACGCAGACGCTTCAGGAATACCTCGTCAAAGGTTTTGTGATGGACGATGAGCGGCTGAAAAATCCGCCTGTTGGTTCTTCCGCTGTCCCTGACTATTTCGATGAGATGCTCGAACGCATCCGCGATATTCGCGCCAGCGAGCGCCGGGTTTATTTGCGGGTGCGCGAGATCTTTGCTTTAGCTGCCGACTATCAACCGTCGCTAAAAGAAACCACGCAGTTCTTTCAAACCATCCAGAACAAACTTCATTTTGCCTGTACTGGCCATACCGCTGCTGAACTCATCCACAATCGTGCCGACGCCAGCCAACCGCATATGGGACTGACGAGCTATAAAGGCGAAGACGTACGTAAAGGTGACGTGACAATAGCAAAAAACTATCTCAGTCAGGATGAAGTGAGTGAGCTCAACCGCGTAGTTAACATGTGGCTGGATTTTGCCGAAGATCAGGCCCGTCGTCGTCGTCAGGTTTTTTTACGCGACTGGCAAGATAAGCTGGATCAGTTCCTGCAATTTAACGACCGCGAAGTTCTGCAAGGTCCAGGTAAAGTCAGCAAGAAAATGGCAGATGATAAAGCACAGGCGGAATATCACCAGTTTGCCGAGCAACAACGGCGCTTCAAAGAAGCCGAAGGCGAGAAGGATATTGCCGGTTTGCTACAGTGGAGGAAAGAAGGCAAAGAGTAAAGCTGTATGCCCCGGCCTTCGTGTAAAGAGTCAGCAGGGGCTATTCATTCAGCTAAATCATTAAATTTAAATCAATAAGATAGGTAGCGGAACATATCAGGGTTAATTATATATTCACTCATGTACAGAACTGCTCTGATATTTATCCAGGTGACAAACAATAAATAACAATTAAGCAACTTTTCATTTCAGTGGTTCGGTAATAGCGAACCACTGCGAATAGCGTGCAAATTACGTTTCCAATACCGATTTTAATATTTCCCTTAAACAAAATTTTTCACCGCAATAATTCCCGTCCGTTATTTCTCGTCGCAATCACAACATTGACTTACGCGACACAGGTCACTGAATCCAGTGATAAGCCATTGCTATTCTGCACACCGAATCAGGGAACATCCTGAATACCTCAATATCCGTTGTGTATTAATCAAGCGAAATGGACAGGTTATTGCGTCCAGAAGACTTCAACATACAAATGGATATTTGGAGTAAACGTGGGCAGGGGCGTTTATCTCTCTGGCGATCATTACCTGAACGTTCAGGCGTGACCGCATATAAGAAAACGGTATGTTTCCGGTGTGTTTATGGCGTAATTATGAGGGATACATAATGTTTACTTTTAAAAAGTGCCTGATTGCACTTTCAATTAACCTGGCCGTTGTTTCATCAGGTTTTGCTTGTACAACCCTGCTGGTCGGTAATGAAGCATCAGCGGATGGCTCCATGTTGGTGGCCCGTAGCGCAGACAGCGATGCACTGAAAGCACAGCATTTTCTCATTCATCCGGCGAAACAAAACCAGACCGGGGTGTACAGCACCAAAGCGCATAACGGCGCGAATGATTTTACCTGGCCCCTGCCGAAAAACTCTCTGCGTTACACCACCGTTCCGAACTGGAAAACACAGTTACACGGCGCAACCGGATTTAACGAACTGGGTGTTGGCGTGAGCGGCACAGAATCCATCTTTGCCTCACCAGAAGCGCTGGCCGTTGACCCGTACGTTGAGGATAAAGGCATCACCGAAGACGATATCCCGGATATCCTGCTGTCACAGAGCAAAACCGCCCGTGAAGCGGTGGCGCTGCTGGGGCATATCGTAGAAACCGTCGGTGCCGGCGAAGGCTTTGGCGTCGCTGTCGTGGACGATAATGAAATCTGGTATCTGGAAACCGGTAGCGGCCACCAGTGGATGGCGCAGCGTCTGCCTGCTAATCAGTATTTTGCCACCGGTAACCAGGGACGCTTACAGGATTACGATCCTAAAAACCCGGACATGATGGGTTCAAAAAACCTGATTGAGTTTGCGACTGAAAAAGGCCTTTATAATCAGGCCAAAGATGGCAAATTCAACTTCTCCAAAGTCTATACCCGCGATGATGAGCGTGACCGCAATTACAACGACCCGCGCGTGTGGACCATCCAGAAAGCGTTCAATCCTTCCGTAAAACAGGATATGGCCGCAGGGCGTGAATTCCCGGTATTCCTGACGCCAGAGAAGAAGATGACGCTGGACGATGTGAAGTCAGTGTTGCGAAATCACTATGAAGGCACCAGCCATGACCCATACACCAACGGTCTGAACGGCAAAGAGCCGTGGCGTCCTGTCAGCGTCTTCCGTACCTATGAAGCGCACGTCATGCAGGTGCGTCCGTGGTTGCCAAAAGAAATTGGCGAAACCACTTACATTGGTCTGGGGATGGCCGATCTTACCGCCTTTGTACCTTATTACAGCGGACTGAAAGCGTATCCGGCCAACTATACGATGGGTACCGATAAAGCGGATGATCAATCCATTTACTGGAAGTATCGTAAATTACAGACGCTGACCATGACGGACTATCCGAAGCTCGCCCCTATCGTCAAAAAAGCCTACAAAGCGTGGGAAGATAAGGTCGCTAAGGAGCAAAAAGAGGTCGAGGCCGAATATCTGAAGATGGCGAAAACCGATAAACCTGCCGCTGATAAGATGCTGAATGACTTCAACCTGCGCATCATGGCCGATGCTGAGAAGTTAACTGAAGACCTGACTAATCAGCTATTTACCATCCGTACCAAAGATATTCAGTCTGATATTTTCTTTGCTAACGCCAGCAAAAAAGACTAAGTAACTACACGAAGCCCGGCTGGCGCAGCGACTTTGCGCCAGCCTCATCCTTCCCCCTTATCTCCAGGGAAGTTCATCCAGTGCCGGTGCCCTGAGATGGACATTTGCCCAGCACGCCGCCTGTGTTCGATTACTCACCGAGATCTTTTTAAAAATATTATAAATATGCGTTCTTACCGTATTTTCACTAATATAAAACGCACGGGCAATTTCCTGATTAGATGCGCCCTTTGATAATTCAGTCAACACTTCATACTCTCTTTCCGTCAGCATTTCAGTGTCATTGCCGTGTTGAGTGAGATTGAATTTTTCTTTTAAAGGAGAGTGTGCGCGTTCTGAACGAGGGATTTGGCTTCCTTCTTGAATCACTTTGAGCAAATGCTCAGTGGTACAATCATTCGACACAACAGACTCAAAATGGGGCCATGACATATTCGCATAGAGCGAAAGTGATTTCAGGCAATTGATGATATAAATACGCAGGCCATAAGAACTGTCATTCAGGAGTTTAGACCAAACCTTTTTGAGTTTTCGGCTGGATGCCTGAATATCGTAGAGAATAATACTGCCCTCGGATATAAATGACATATCCGGCCTGCTAATATTAATAAAATCCACTAAGGTATTCGTTTTCTTATTGAGATAATCCAGCAAGAGTTGTGTCTGTATTGACTGATTGCTAATCAGTATGATCTTACAGTCCATGTTAAGCATATATCGCCTTCATTTAAATGATAATTAACA contains:
- the recG gene encoding ATP-dependent DNA helicase RecG translates to MKGRLLDAIPLNSLTGVGAAQSSKLAKIGLHTVQDLLLHLPLRYEDRTHLYPIGELLPGVYATVEGEVLNCNITFGGRRMMTCQISDGSGILTMRFFNFSAAMKNSLATGRRVLAYGEAKRGKYGAEMIHPEYRVQGDLSTPELQETLTPVYPTTEGVKQATLRKLTDQALDLLDTCAIAELLPPELLQGMMSLPEALRTLHRPPPSLQLSDLETGQHPAQRRLILEELLAHNLSMLALRAGAQRFHAQPLGANDTLKNQLLAALPFKPTGAQARVVAEIERDMALDVPMMRLVQGDVGSGKTLVAALAALRAIAHGKQVALMAPTELLAEQHANNFRNWFAPLGIEVGWLAGKQKGKARLAQQEAIASGHVQMIVGTHAIFQEQVQFNGLALVIIDEQHRFGVHQRLALWEKGQQQGFHPHQLIMTATPIPRTLAMTAYADLDTSVIDELPPGRTPVTTVAIPDTRRSDIIDRVRNACTHEGRQAYWVCTLIEESDLLEAQAAEATWEELKLALPELKVGLVHGRMKPAEKQSVMAAFKQGELHLLVATTVIEVGVDVPNASLMIIENPERLGLAQLHQLRGRVGRGAVASHCVLLYKSPLSKTAQKRLQVLRDSNDGFVIAQKDLEIRGPGELLGTRQTGTAEFKVADLLRDQAIIPEVQRIARHIHERYPQQAVALIERWMPETERYSNA
- the gltS gene encoding sodium/glutamate symporter yields the protein MFYLDTLSTLVAATLVLLLGRKLVQSVPFLKKYTIPEPVAGGLLVAIALLVLKKSMGWEVNFDMTLRDPLMLAFFATIGLNANIASLRAGGRVVGVFLIVVVGLLLMQNAIGIGMASLLGLDPLMGLIAGSITLSGGHGTGAAWSKLFIERYGFTNATEVAMACATFGLVLGGLIGGPVARYLVKHSTTPDGMPDDQAVPTAFEKPDVGRMITSLVLIETIALIAICLTVGKIVAQLLVGTVLELPTFVCVLFVGVILSNGLALMGFYRVFERAVSVLGNVSLSLFLAMALMSLKLWELASLALPMLAILVVQTIFMALYAIFVTWRMMGKNYDAAVLAAGHCGFGLGATPTAIANMQAITERFGPSHMAFLVVPMVGAFFIDIVNALVIKLYLLLPIFAQ
- the xanP gene encoding nucleobase:cation symporter-2 family protein yields the protein MSVNAVESANAQPVAQTHNSELIYRLEDRPPLAQTLFAACQHLLAMFVAVITPALLICQALGLPAQDTQHIISMSLFASGVASIIQIKAWGPVGSGLLSIQGTSFNFVAPLIMGGTALKTGGADVPTMMAALFGTLMLASCTEMVISRVLHLARRIITPLVSGVVVMIIGLSLIQVGLTSIGGGYAAMSDHTFGAPKNLMLAGVVLALIILLNRQRNPYLRVASLVIAMAAGYLLAWFMDMLPQNTAPVSQDLIMVPTPLYYGLGIDWSLLLPLMLVFMITSLETIGDITATSDVSEQPVSGPLYMKRLKGGVLANGLNSFVSAVFNTFPNSCFGQNNGVIQLTGVASRYVGFVVALMLIALGLFPAVSGFVQHIPEPVLGGATLVMFGTIAASGVRIVSREPLNRRAILIIALSLAVGLGVSQQPLILQFAPDWVKNLLSSGIAAGGITAIVLNLVFPPEKQ
- a CDS encoding AsmA family protein, translating into MKFIGKLLLYVLIAFAVAILGLYFLLQTRWGAEHVSAWVSENSSYHLAFDAMDHRFSAPSHILLENVTFGRDGQPATLVAKTVDIGLSSRQITDPFHVDTILLQNGTLNLSQKTAPLPFQADRLQLQDMALNSPGSEWNLSAQRVNGGVIPWSPEAGKILGNKAQIQLSASSLTLNDVPTTNVLIEGSIDHDRVTLSNIGADVARGALTGVAQRNADGSWVVESLRLNDIRLQSDKSLVDFFAPLTTIPSLQIGRLEVTDARLQGPDWAVTDLDLSLRNMTFSKDDWQTQEGKLSMNASEFIYGSLHFFDPILNAEFSPQGIALRQFTTRWEGGMVRTSGNWLRSSKALVLDDAALAGLEYTLPGNWKQLWMKPLPAWLNSLTLKKFSASRNLVIDIDPTFPWQLTALDGYGANLGLVQNNQWGIWSGNATLNAAAATFNRTDVRRPSLALTANSSTINISELSAYTEKGLLEATASISQLPQRQTQISLNGRGVPMAILQQWGWPALPLSGDGNLQLTASGNIQADAPLKPTVNGQLHAVNAQQQQVTQTMQAGVVSGGEVIAPPPAQ
- a CDS encoding virulence RhuM family protein; this translates as MSDKHLPQSPTGEFIMFASGDGRVRVECRFESDTIWLSQAAMANLYDKDVRTINEHLINIFSEGELGQNSTIRKFRIVRQEGKRQVSREIDHYNLEAILAVGYRVRSPRGVQFRQWATQTLQEYLVKGFVMDDERLKNPPVGSSAVPDYFDEMLERIRDIRASERRVYLRVREIFALAADYQPSLKETTQFFQTIQNKLHFACTGHTAAELIHNRADASQPHMGLTSYKGEDVRKGDVTIAKNYLSQDEVSELNRVVNMWLDFAEDQARRRRQVFLRDWQDKLDQFLQFNDREVLQGPGKVSKKMADDKAQAEYHQFAEQQRRFKEAEGEKDIAGLLQWRKEGKE
- a CDS encoding C69 family dipeptidase, translated to MFTFKKCLIALSINLAVVSSGFACTTLLVGNEASADGSMLVARSADSDALKAQHFLIHPAKQNQTGVYSTKAHNGANDFTWPLPKNSLRYTTVPNWKTQLHGATGFNELGVGVSGTESIFASPEALAVDPYVEDKGITEDDIPDILLSQSKTAREAVALLGHIVETVGAGEGFGVAVVDDNEIWYLETGSGHQWMAQRLPANQYFATGNQGRLQDYDPKNPDMMGSKNLIEFATEKGLYNQAKDGKFNFSKVYTRDDERDRNYNDPRVWTIQKAFNPSVKQDMAAGREFPVFLTPEKKMTLDDVKSVLRNHYEGTSHDPYTNGLNGKEPWRPVSVFRTYEAHVMQVRPWLPKEIGETTYIGLGMADLTAFVPYYSGLKAYPANYTMGTDKADDQSIYWKYRKLQTLTMTDYPKLAPIVKKAYKAWEDKVAKEQKEVEAEYLKMAKTDKPAADKMLNDFNLRIMADAEKLTEDLTNQLFTIRTKDIQSDIFFANASKKD
- a CDS encoding LuxR C-terminal-related transcriptional regulator; translation: MLNMDCKIILISNQSIQTQLLLDYLNKKTNTLVDFINISRPDMSFISEGSIILYDIQASSRKLKKVWSKLLNDSSYGLRIYIINCLKSLSLYANMSWPHFESVVSNDCTTEHLLKVIQEGSQIPRSERAHSPLKEKFNLTQHGNDTEMLTEREYEVLTELSKGASNQEIARAFYISENTVRTHIYNIFKKISVSNRTQAACWANVHLRAPALDELPWR